The Humulus lupulus chromosome 3, drHumLupu1.1, whole genome shotgun sequence genome window below encodes:
- the LOC133822599 gene encoding uncharacterized protein LOC133822599 produces MESQQEQPSPTLEDCLKLLRGDRDEQRLAGLLLVTKFCKGDDLSSLRRIYDAVGVRFLDRLLRTGAGTVVGNAGDNREAYLQLSITVLSAFCRVPDIAASQDMVSKISFILEILSKESVSSVIEECYEFLYLVSSTSDDGILKFYESGGIKVLASHISTFSDGSHQMELALKLVQLLISKLSLDTVFPGNLQEFSLIMATISRQFSVLHDAIKFEALHLLSAILSSKHLAPLYDALQALPNKNWPNYMRDGIVAILQNRVVPTEKLQALILAESLVSILGERWLIGRTSLANSEAPLPADRCLLLVLEQSRVEVAVLLNELAYLKYEASKSSSSLDETIRLKQQNVAISFSLVEKVIKLISNLGENEGDLIADRALMKVIAGLNETVGIVLEYLQDAKEHGQRKGDDLLASVRVIGSYLAETPLACKEKVGELLEYMLSVEGAEEPSPFYSVCFLLPLLCQLTMNVEGCKAVVSSGGHKAAIDCLIKLIGPNCYMVEDSSRIFLACDTILNLLLKREQPLFPLDQSTVINLLKALTSWTEGLDDPSVIMMASSICSLVLDFTSEDALLGSSNFDENTLNSLSRLIARSLASWRQDKSNDVEDNMDLVEIVTSGYSRWASQFPCVRNAVER; encoded by the exons ATG GAGTCGCAGCAAGAACAGCCATCTCCGACACTTGAAGATTGCTTGAAGTTATTGAGAGGCGATAGGGACGAGCAGCGCCTCGCTGGTCTACTTCTCGTCACCAAATTTTGCAAAGGGGACGACCTCTCTTCTCTCCGTAGGATTTACGATGCCGTCGGTGTTCGTTTCCTTGATCGCCTTCTTAGAACTG GAGCAGGAACAGTTGTTGGAAATGCGGGCGACAATCGTGAGGCATATTTGCAGCTGTCAATTACTGTTCTTTCTGCATTTTGCCGAGTCCCTGATATTGCTGCTTCTCAAGATATGGTTTCAAAGATTTCTTTTATTCTGGAAATTTTATCCAAAGA ATCTGTCTCATCAGTTATTGAAGAGTGTTACGAGTTTTTGTATCTGGTATCATCTACTTCTGATGATGGGATCCTGAAATTTTATGAATCAGGGGGCATAAAAGTCTTAGCTTCTCATATTTCTACCTTTTCAGATG GTTCTCATCAGATGGAGCTTGCATTGAAACTTGTGCAACTCCTAATATCTAAGCTGTCTCTGGATACTGTTTTTCCTGGCAACCTTCAAGAGTTTTCTTTGATT ATGGCCACAATATCAAGGCAATTTTCTGTCTTGCATGATGCCATCAAATTTGAAGCGTTGCACCTATTGTCGGCTATTCTCTCCTCAAAGCATTTG GCTCCACTTTATGATGCTCTTCAAGCATTGCCAAACAAGAATTGGCCAAATTATATGCGTGATGGCATTGTGGCTATTCTACAAAACCGTGTTG tgcCTACTGAAAAGCTTCAGGCACTAATTTTGGCTGAGTCTTTGGTATCCATACTTGGGGAGAGGTGGTTGATAGGCAGGACCAGCTTAGCAAATTCAGAGGCGCCTCTGCCTGCTGATAG GTGTTTGTTGCTTGTTCTAGAGCAATCACGGGTTGAAGTTGCTGTTCTTCTGAATGAGCTTGCCTATTTGAAATATGAAGCTTCAAAGTCTTCTTCATCACTTGATGAGACAATTCGTCTTAAGCAACAGAATGTTGCTATTTCCTTTTCCTTGGTAGAAAAGGTTATTAAATTAATATCAAACTTGGGTGAAAATGAAG GTGACCTTATTGCTGATAGGGCTCTCATGAAGGTGATTGCTGGACTGAATGAAACAGTTGGTATAGTTTTAGAATACTTACAAGATGCAAAG GAGCATGGCCAAAGGAAAGGAGATGATCTTCTTGCTTCAGTGCGTGTTATTGGGAG CTATCTTGCGGAAACACCCCTAGCATGCAAAGAGAAGGTTGGAGAATTATTGGAGTATATGCTCTCCGTTGAAGGTGCAGAGGAGCCCAG CCCTTTCTACTCAGTATGCTTTTTGCTTCCATTGCTGTGTCAACTAACAATGAATGTCGAAGGATGTAAAGCTGTGGTTTCATCTGGAGGACACAAAGCT GCTATTGATTGCCTCATAAAATTGATTGGACCAAATTGTTACATGGTCGAGGATAGTAGTCGCATCTTTTTGGCATGTGACACGATCCTTAATCTTCTTTTGAAG AGAGAGCAACCACTATTCCCTTTGGATCAATCAACTGTTATTAATCTCTTGAAGGCATTGACGTCTTGGACAG AGGGCCTCGATGACCCATCTGTTATAATGATGGCTTCAAGCATTTGCTCACTGGTATTGGACTTTACCTCAGAGGACGCTCTTCTGGGCAGCTCCAACTTCGATGAAAACACTCTTAATAGTCTTTCTCGGCTAATTGCTAGGAGTCTGGCTTCTTGGAGACAG GATAAATCCAATGATGTCGAAGACAACATGGATCTTGTTGAGATTGTTACCTCAG GATATTCTCGGTGGGCTTCTCAGTTCCCTTGTGTTAGAAACGCAGTTGAGAGATAA